Proteins from a genomic interval of Chanodichthys erythropterus isolate Z2021 chromosome 8, ASM2448905v1, whole genome shotgun sequence:
- the LOC137024743 gene encoding oocyte zinc finger protein XlCOF6-like, translated as MEFIKEESEDVEIEETFRVKHEETEEQKDLMALKEESQDLNEIEEKDQYEDHHDLITGVKTFGCSQTEKTSQKRANGSYFTCQQCGKSFNRKERLKGHKRIHTGEKPYTCPQCGKSFFEKGNLTKHMRIHTGEKPFSCQQCGVSFTRKEILNRHVRIHTKKKSFTCKLCGNIFITKGSLKSHMRIHTEEKPYICKLCGKTFIQKGSLKSHMTIHTGEKPFTCKMCENSFNRKASLISHMRIHTGEKPYTCPQCGKSFTHKPTFNNHVRIHTGEKPFTCKLCGKSFLREASLKNHIRLHTGEQPYVCSQCGKSFAYKTTFNAHMRIHNGEQPYTCSQCGRSFANKATFNAHIRIHTGEHPYTCSQCGKSFTEKVTLNRHMRIHTGEKPFACQQCGKSFTEKGNLTKHMRIHTGEKPFTCPQCGKSFTHKAHLKKHMNIHTSEKPYTCQQCGKSFTTEIYLRNHMISHTREKLFKCDQCGKNFKRKVSLKSHMKVHN; from the exons atggagtttattaaagaggagagtgaagacgtggagattgaagaaacattcagagtcaaacatgaagaaactgaggaacaaaAAG ACCTGATGGCATTGAAAGAGGAGAGTCAAGACCTGAATGAAATAGAAGAGAAAGACCAGTATGAGGATCATCATGATCTTATTACTGGAGTAAAGACATTTGGTTGCTCACAGACTGAAAAGACTTCACAAAAAAGAGCAAATGGAAGttatttcacctgccaacagtgtggaaaaagtttcaacaGAAAAGAACGTCTTAAAGGCCAcaagagaattcacactggagagaagccttacacctgccctcagtgtggaaagagcttttttgaaaaaggaaaccttacaaaacacatgagaattcacactggagagaagcctttctcctgccaacagtgtggagtAAGTTTTACTCGAAAAGAAATCCTTAACAGGCATGTTAGAATTCACACTAAAAAGAAGTCTTTCACCTGCAAACTGTGtggaaatattttcattacaaAAGGGAGCCTCAAAAGccacatgaggattcacacTGAAGAAAAGCCTTACATCTGCAAACTGTGTGGAAAGACTTTTATTCAAAAAGGAAGCCTCAAAAGCCACATGacaattcatactggagagaaaccgttcACCTGCAAAATGTGTGAAAATAGTTTCAATCGAAAAGCAAGCCTTATTagccacatgagaattcacactggagagaagccttacacatgccctcaatgtggaaagagtttcacacataaACCAACTTTTAATAACCATGTGAGaattcacaccggagagaagccattcaccTGCAaactgtgtggaaagagtttcctTCGAGAAGCAAGCCTTAAAAACCATATTAGGCTTCATACTGGAGAGCAGCCTTACGtatgctctcagtgtggaaagagttttgcatataaaacaacttttaatgcccacatgagaattcataaCGGAGAACAGCCTTACACATGCTCTCAATGTGGAAGGAGTTTTGCAAATAAAGCCACTTTTAACGCCCACAttagaattcatactggagagcaTCCTTATacatgctctcagtgtggaaagagtttcactgaAAAAGTAACCCTTAACAGGCACAtgaggattcacactggagaaaagccttttgcctgccaacagtgtggaaagagtttcactgaaaaaggaaaccttacaaaacacatgagaatacacactggagagaagcctttcacctgccctcagtgtggaaagagcttcacTCATAAAGCACACCttaaaaaacacatgaacattCACACCAGtgagaagccttacacctgccaacagtgtgggaagagcttcacAACAGAAATATACCTTAGGAATCACATGATCAGTCACACTAGAGAGAAGCTGTTTaaatgtgatcagtgtggaaagaatTTCAAACGTAAAGTATCCCTTAAATCCCACATGAAGGTTCACAATTAA
- the LOC137024736 gene encoding tripartite motif-containing protein 16-like isoform X1 — protein MAEARISQDEFTCPVCLDLLKDPVAIPCGHSYCKICITGCWDQEDQMRVYSCPLCRKTFSPRPALAKNTMLAKVVEKLKKRKLPADCYAGAGDVQCDVCTGRKHKAVKSCLVCLNSYCQNHLEQHESWFKRKRHNLTEATGRLQEMICPTHDKLLEVFCRTDQKCICVLCTMDEHKNHDTVSVAAQRTEKQNQLKETQKSFQQRIQQREKDLQQLREAVESHKRSAQTAVEDSKRIFTELIRSIERSRSEATQRIRDQEKTAVSRAEGRLERLEQEINDLRRRNAELEQLSHTQDHIHFLQSFQSLSAPSESTDLNDDPFSSLSSFDVVRESVLQLREKVEDFCKEELRKISDRVTFTNIVPRTRKDFLQYSHQLTLDLNTVNKNLHLSEKNRVITVTRIDHMYPDHPDRFDRVSQVLCRESVCGRCYWEIEWSGYVYISVSYKSISRKGWGSEHVFGKNDQSWSLIRSSSSCSFRHNNIETKLPVESISSRVGVYVDHSAGTLSFYSVSGDTMSLIHTFQTTFTQPLYPGFRVGSEGPLFYIGSSVKLC, from the exons ATGGCAGAAGCCAGAATATCTCAGGATGAGTTCACATGTCCAGTGTGTCTGGATCTCCTGAAGGATCCAGTGGCCATTCCCtgtggacacagttactgtaAGATCTGTATTACAGGCTGCTGGGATCAGGAGGATCAGATGAGAGTCTACAGCTGCCCTCTGTGCAGAAAGACCTTCAGTCCAAGACCTGCTTTAGCTAAAAACACCATGCTAGCTAAAGTGGTGGAGAAACTGAAGAAGAGAAAACTTCCTGCTGACTGTTACGCTGGAGCTGGAGATGTGCAGTGTGACGTCTGTACTGGAAGAAAACACAAAGCCGTCAAGTCCTGTCTGGTGTGTCTGAACTCTTACTGTCAGAATCAccttgaacaacatgagagttgGTTTAAAAGAAAGAGACACAATCTGACTGAAGCCACTGGACGACTGCAGGAGATGATCTGCCCGACACATGATAAACTCCTTGAGGTTTTCTGTCGCACTGACCAGAAGTGTATATGTGTGCTGTGTACGATGGATGAACATAAAAACCACGACACTGTATCAGTTGCAGCacagaggacagagaaacag AACCAGCTGAAGGAGACACAGAAGTCATTCCAGCAGAGGatccagcagagagagaaagatcttCAGCAGTTGAGAGAGGCTGTGGAGTCTCATAAG CGCTCTGCACAGACCGCAGTGGAGGACAGTAAGAGGATCTTCACTGAGCTCATCCGCTCCATTGAGAGAAGCCGCTCTGAGGCCACACAGCggatcagagatcaggaaaaGACTGCAGTGAGTCGAGCTGAAGGACGACTGGAGCGACTGGAGCAGGAGATCAATGATCTGAGAAGGAGAAACGCTGAGCTGGAgcagctttcacacacacaggatcACATCCATTTCCTGCAG agTTTCCAGTCTCTCTCAGCTCCTTCTGAATCTACAGACTTAAATGATGATCCCTTCAGTTCTCTCTCATCTTTTGATGTCGTGAGAGAATCTGTCCTTCAGCTGAGAGAAAAAGTGGAGGATTTCTGCAAAGAGGAGCTCAGGAAGATCTCTGACAGAG TCACTTTCACCAACATTGTTCCCAGGACCAGGAAAGACTTCCTACAAT attcccatcagctcactctggatctgaacacagtgAATAAAAACCTCCATCTGTCTGAGAAGAACAGAGTGATTACTGTCACTCGCATAGATCACatgtatcctgatcatccagacagatttgatcgTGTGTctcaggtgttgtgtagagagagtgtgtgtggacgctgttactgggagattgagtggagtGGCTATGTGtatatatcagtgtcatataagagcatcagcaggaagggaTGGGGTAGTGAGCATGTGTTTGGAAAAaatgatcagtcctggagtttgaTCCGCTCTTCCTCCAGTTGCTCATTCAGACACAATAACATAGAGACTAAACTCCCTGTAGAGTCCATCAGCAGTAGAGTAGGtgtgtatgtggatcacagtgcaggaactctgtccttctacagcgtctctggagacacaatgagcctcatccacacattccagaccacattcactcaaccgctCTATCCTGGGTTTAGGGTTGGTTCCGAAGGGCCTTTGTTTTATATTGGATCATCAGTGAAACTGTGTTGA
- the LOC137024736 gene encoding tripartite motif-containing protein 16-like isoform X2 — protein MRVYSCPLCRKTFSPRPALAKNTMLAKVVEKLKKRKLPADCYAGAGDVQCDVCTGRKHKAVKSCLVCLNSYCQNHLEQHESWFKRKRHNLTEATGRLQEMICPTHDKLLEVFCRTDQKCICVLCTMDEHKNHDTVSVAAQRTEKQNQLKETQKSFQQRIQQREKDLQQLREAVESHKRSAQTAVEDSKRIFTELIRSIERSRSEATQRIRDQEKTAVSRAEGRLERLEQEINDLRRRNAELEQLSHTQDHIHFLQSFQSLSAPSESTDLNDDPFSSLSSFDVVRESVLQLREKVEDFCKEELRKISDRVTFTNIVPRTRKDFLQYSHQLTLDLNTVNKNLHLSEKNRVITVTRIDHMYPDHPDRFDRVSQVLCRESVCGRCYWEIEWSGYVYISVSYKSISRKGWGSEHVFGKNDQSWSLIRSSSSCSFRHNNIETKLPVESISSRVGVYVDHSAGTLSFYSVSGDTMSLIHTFQTTFTQPLYPGFRVGSEGPLFYIGSSVKLC, from the exons ATGAGAGTCTACAGCTGCCCTCTGTGCAGAAAGACCTTCAGTCCAAGACCTGCTTTAGCTAAAAACACCATGCTAGCTAAAGTGGTGGAGAAACTGAAGAAGAGAAAACTTCCTGCTGACTGTTACGCTGGAGCTGGAGATGTGCAGTGTGACGTCTGTACTGGAAGAAAACACAAAGCCGTCAAGTCCTGTCTGGTGTGTCTGAACTCTTACTGTCAGAATCAccttgaacaacatgagagttgGTTTAAAAGAAAGAGACACAATCTGACTGAAGCCACTGGACGACTGCAGGAGATGATCTGCCCGACACATGATAAACTCCTTGAGGTTTTCTGTCGCACTGACCAGAAGTGTATATGTGTGCTGTGTACGATGGATGAACATAAAAACCACGACACTGTATCAGTTGCAGCacagaggacagagaaacag AACCAGCTGAAGGAGACACAGAAGTCATTCCAGCAGAGGatccagcagagagagaaagatcttCAGCAGTTGAGAGAGGCTGTGGAGTCTCATAAG CGCTCTGCACAGACCGCAGTGGAGGACAGTAAGAGGATCTTCACTGAGCTCATCCGCTCCATTGAGAGAAGCCGCTCTGAGGCCACACAGCggatcagagatcaggaaaaGACTGCAGTGAGTCGAGCTGAAGGACGACTGGAGCGACTGGAGCAGGAGATCAATGATCTGAGAAGGAGAAACGCTGAGCTGGAgcagctttcacacacacaggatcACATCCATTTCCTGCAG agTTTCCAGTCTCTCTCAGCTCCTTCTGAATCTACAGACTTAAATGATGATCCCTTCAGTTCTCTCTCATCTTTTGATGTCGTGAGAGAATCTGTCCTTCAGCTGAGAGAAAAAGTGGAGGATTTCTGCAAAGAGGAGCTCAGGAAGATCTCTGACAGAG TCACTTTCACCAACATTGTTCCCAGGACCAGGAAAGACTTCCTACAAT attcccatcagctcactctggatctgaacacagtgAATAAAAACCTCCATCTGTCTGAGAAGAACAGAGTGATTACTGTCACTCGCATAGATCACatgtatcctgatcatccagacagatttgatcgTGTGTctcaggtgttgtgtagagagagtgtgtgtggacgctgttactgggagattgagtggagtGGCTATGTGtatatatcagtgtcatataagagcatcagcaggaagggaTGGGGTAGTGAGCATGTGTTTGGAAAAaatgatcagtcctggagtttgaTCCGCTCTTCCTCCAGTTGCTCATTCAGACACAATAACATAGAGACTAAACTCCCTGTAGAGTCCATCAGCAGTAGAGTAGGtgtgtatgtggatcacagtgcaggaactctgtccttctacagcgtctctggagacacaatgagcctcatccacacattccagaccacattcactcaaccgctCTATCCTGGGTTTAGGGTTGGTTCCGAAGGGCCTTTGTTTTATATTGGATCATCAGTGAAACTGTGTTGA